One Peromyscus leucopus breed LL Stock chromosome 6, UCI_PerLeu_2.1, whole genome shotgun sequence genomic region harbors:
- the LOC119088178 gene encoding late cornified envelope protein 1B-like — MSCQQNQQQCQPPPKCAPKCPPKCQTPKCPPKCPPKCPPKCPPVSSCCSLGSGGCCGSSSGGCCGSSSGGCCSSGGGGCCLSHHRPRRSLRRHRHSSGCCSSGGSSGCCGSSGGSGGCCGGSSGSSQQSGGCC, encoded by the coding sequence ATGTCCTGCCAGCAGAACCAGCAGCAGTGCCAACCCCCTCCCAAGTGTGCCCCCAAGTGCCCTCCCAAGTGCCAGACACCAAAGTGTCCCCCCAAGTGTCCTCCCAAGTGTCCTCCCAAGTGCCCCCCTGTGTCTTCCTGCTGTAGCCTGGGATCTGGGGgctgctgtggctccagctctggtggctgctgtggctccagctctgggggcTGCTGCAGCTCTGGGGGTGGTGGCTGCTGCCTGAGCCACCACAGGCCTCGTAGATCTCTCCGTCGCCATCGTCACAGCTCTGGATGTTgcagcagtggtggcagcagtggctgctgtggcagcagtggtggcagcggtggctgctgtggtggcagcagtggcagcagccaGCAGTCTGGGGGTTGTTGCTGA